A DNA window from Luteolibacter luteus contains the following coding sequences:
- a CDS encoding ABC transporter ATP-binding protein: MVSSLNPVAEGAALRVNGVSKRFLSPDRSEFTALDNVSLSVKAGQLVSLVGPSGCGKSTLLRMIAGLETPGSGELLVGTEKITKPCASRGLVFQDPNLFPWLTVRKNLQAGPTARGVRKDTRQEVDEFLRLVGLENFADAYPHHLSGGMAQRVALARALINHPQILLLDEPLGALDAFTRMRMQDEVLRLWQARGTTMVFVTHDIDEAIYMSDSIVIMTPRPGRIEEIIPVELERPRDRSSAEFLALRARILKMLHFAGEEH; this comes from the coding sequence ATGGTAAGCAGCCTCAATCCTGTCGCCGAAGGCGCCGCGCTGCGGGTCAATGGCGTGAGCAAGCGTTTCCTCTCGCCGGACCGTAGCGAATTCACCGCACTGGACAATGTTTCGCTCTCCGTGAAGGCGGGCCAACTTGTTTCACTGGTGGGACCCAGCGGCTGTGGCAAGTCCACCCTGCTCCGGATGATCGCGGGGCTGGAAACACCGGGGAGCGGCGAACTGCTGGTGGGCACGGAGAAGATCACGAAGCCCTGCGCCAGCCGCGGCCTGGTCTTCCAAGATCCGAATCTCTTCCCCTGGCTTACGGTCCGGAAGAATCTGCAAGCGGGACCCACTGCGCGTGGCGTGCGGAAAGACACGCGCCAAGAAGTGGACGAGTTCCTCCGCTTGGTGGGCTTGGAAAATTTCGCGGATGCGTATCCGCACCATCTCTCGGGCGGCATGGCACAGCGCGTCGCACTCGCCCGCGCACTGATCAATCATCCGCAGATCCTGCTGCTCGATGAGCCGCTGGGGGCGCTCGATGCCTTCACGCGGATGCGCATGCAGGACGAAGTGCTGCGCCTGTGGCAAGCACGCGGCACGACGATGGTCTTCGTCACCCACGACATCGACGAAGCGATCTACATGAGCGATTCGATCGTGATCATGACGCCACGTCCGGGCCGCATCGAGGAGATCATCCCGGTGGAGCTGGAGCGGCCGCGGGATCGCAGTTCGGCAGAGTTCCTGGCGCTGCGTGCTCGGATCCTGAAGATGCTGCACTTCGCGGGCGAGGAGCACTGA
- a CDS encoding PQQ-binding-like beta-propeller repeat protein, whose product MKCLSLLLVSATFASAADRDWPAYLGDKASTHYSELTRITPRNVAGLVPVWSYSSGGADPQGRSQIQCNPLVIDGVLYGSSPDFRLFAIDAAKGEEKWVFDPAKEGFTKGGVNRGLVYWDAGEESRLFYANDHSLHAIDPKTGKRIPSFGKQGTVNLKEGLGRDSADLYLAANTPGVIYRDLLIMGMRLGEGPAPAAPGPIRAFNVRTGELVWRFNTIPQPGEPGYETWSPNAHKSVGGANVWTGFALDEKRGLIFCPTGSAAFDFWGGDRIGQNLYANCLIALDANTGKHVWHFQFVHHDLWDRDLPAPPNLITVKHEGRSIDAVAQVTKSAHVFLFERETGKPLFPIEEKIVPPSDLQGEVAWPTQPFPSKPAPFARQVFDAEEATNLSPDANRQVLDQLAKVRRHAPFTPPSTQGTVIFPGFDGGAEWGGAAVDPDGILYVNANEMPWILSMVPQQTDGGTSPATGEAIFAQICAACHGADRKGNPAQNVPSLLDVAQRLKKEDVHTLLKTGKNVMPSFAFLSDGQREKLVDFLFGVAAPVNDAGRKEEPGSDALGSLPYSTTGYNRFLDPAGYPAVKPPWGTLHAIDLNTGDYKWTVPLGEYPELTEKGIPKTGTENYGGPVITAGGLVFIAASRDENIRAFDRETGRELWKAKLPAGGYATPATYAVNGRQYVVIACGGGKMGTKSGDAYVAFALPD is encoded by the coding sequence TGGTCCCTGTCTGGAGCTACTCCTCCGGTGGAGCGGATCCCCAAGGTCGCTCCCAGATCCAGTGCAATCCCCTCGTGATCGATGGCGTACTGTATGGAAGCTCTCCGGACTTCAGGCTCTTCGCCATCGATGCCGCAAAGGGCGAAGAAAAGTGGGTCTTCGATCCCGCGAAGGAAGGCTTCACCAAGGGCGGCGTGAACCGCGGCCTCGTCTATTGGGATGCCGGCGAAGAATCCCGCCTCTTCTACGCGAACGATCACTCCCTCCACGCCATCGACCCAAAGACCGGGAAGCGCATCCCATCTTTCGGAAAGCAAGGCACCGTGAATCTCAAGGAAGGCCTCGGCCGTGACTCGGCGGATCTCTACCTCGCGGCAAATACCCCCGGCGTGATCTATCGCGATCTCCTCATCATGGGCATGCGCCTTGGAGAAGGCCCTGCGCCTGCCGCTCCGGGTCCCATCCGTGCCTTCAATGTCCGCACCGGAGAACTCGTCTGGCGCTTCAATACCATCCCCCAACCCGGCGAGCCCGGCTACGAAACGTGGTCGCCAAATGCACACAAGTCCGTCGGCGGTGCGAACGTCTGGACCGGCTTCGCACTCGATGAGAAGCGCGGCCTCATCTTCTGCCCTACCGGCTCCGCTGCCTTTGACTTCTGGGGTGGCGATCGCATCGGCCAGAACCTCTATGCAAACTGCCTGATCGCCCTCGACGCGAATACCGGCAAGCACGTCTGGCACTTCCAGTTCGTGCATCATGATCTCTGGGATCGAGATCTCCCCGCACCGCCGAATCTCATCACCGTGAAACACGAGGGGCGCAGCATCGATGCGGTCGCCCAAGTCACCAAGTCCGCGCACGTGTTCCTCTTCGAGCGCGAGACCGGCAAGCCGCTCTTTCCTATCGAGGAAAAGATCGTGCCGCCTTCCGATCTCCAAGGCGAAGTCGCATGGCCCACGCAACCTTTCCCTAGCAAGCCAGCACCCTTTGCCCGCCAGGTCTTCGATGCCGAAGAAGCCACCAACCTCTCTCCGGATGCTAACCGCCAGGTCTTGGATCAACTTGCGAAAGTCCGGCGGCACGCTCCCTTCACTCCTCCTAGCACCCAGGGCACCGTTATCTTCCCCGGCTTCGATGGCGGCGCGGAGTGGGGTGGGGCTGCGGTCGACCCCGATGGCATCCTCTATGTGAATGCGAATGAGATGCCGTGGATCCTTTCCATGGTTCCGCAGCAGACCGATGGCGGAACGAGTCCTGCCACCGGCGAAGCCATCTTCGCGCAGATCTGTGCGGCTTGCCACGGAGCGGATCGGAAAGGGAACCCCGCGCAGAATGTGCCATCCCTGTTAGATGTAGCCCAGCGCCTGAAGAAGGAAGACGTCCACACCCTTCTGAAGACCGGCAAGAACGTCATGCCCTCTTTCGCCTTCCTTTCGGATGGGCAGCGCGAAAAACTCGTCGACTTCCTCTTCGGTGTCGCGGCACCCGTGAACGATGCCGGTCGCAAGGAAGAGCCGGGGAGCGATGCCCTTGGCTCACTCCCTTACTCCACCACCGGCTACAATCGCTTCCTCGATCCCGCCGGTTATCCCGCCGTGAAGCCGCCATGGGGCACCCTTCATGCGATCGATCTGAATACCGGCGACTACAAGTGGACCGTGCCTCTCGGCGAATATCCGGAGCTCACGGAAAAAGGGATCCCGAAGACCGGCACCGAGAACTATGGTGGCCCGGTGATCACCGCGGGTGGGCTTGTCTTCATTGCTGCCAGCCGTGACGAGAACATCCGCGCCTTTGATCGGGAGACTGGCAGGGAACTCTGGAAGGCGAAGCTTCCCGCCGGCGGCTACGCCACACCCGCGACTTATGCCGTGAATGGCAGGCAATACGTCGTCATCGCCTGCGGCGGTGGCAAGATGGGCACGAAAAGCGGGGACGCCTACGTCGCCTTTGCCCTGCCGGACTGA